The Mycoplasmopsis gallinacea genome includes a window with the following:
- a CDS encoding DinB/UmuC family translesion DNA polymerase, with protein sequence MKKYDKTNIIEIRKHLQNISLNIANRLKSKLLISNVIVLVVRLRDSNKWKSKQMKLDFYVDSDDKIFQIAWNLYTENFEGTKIIGIGIRATGLISVFDLEENLNLFDKNSTLKKTNQSSNVSSLINQINRKLGNKKLMTAKELQLQNDSDSENNKFSHSGRIFRK encoded by the coding sequence TTGAAAAAATATGATAAAACAAACATTATTGAAATTCGTAAGCACTTACAAAATATTAGTTTAAATATTGCAAACCGCTTAAAAAGCAAACTCCTTATTAGTAATGTAATTGTCTTAGTAGTTCGTTTAAGAGATTCAAATAAATGAAAAAGTAAACAAATGAAATTAGATTTTTATGTTGATAGTGATGATAAAATTTTCCAAATAGCTTGAAATTTATATACTGAAAATTTTGAAGGGACAAAAATTATAGGAATTGGAATTAGAGCTACTGGGCTTATCAGTGTTTTTGATTTAGAAGAAAACCTTAATTTATTTGACAAAAATAGCACGCTTAAAAAAACAAACCAATCAAGTAATGTTTCATCTTTGATAAACCAAATTAATCGTAAATTAGGTAATAAAAAATTAATGACTGCAAAAGAATTACAACTTCAAAATGATAGTGATAGTGAAAATAATAAATTCTCGCATAGCGGAAGAATTTTTAGAAAGTAG
- a CDS encoding nicotinate-nucleotide adenylyltransferase codes for MKIGLFGGSFNPIHKGHIKIARYAMKKLELDKMIFIPTSISPFKQKGKSVSGQDKINMINLVLEPGMEVSDFEVKKGGVSYTFETIRYFKNLYKDDQLYFLIGSDNLPKLHKWEHIDEIVDTVNMVVFKRSKKFNKLNAKKYKLQILDNPIFEYSSTQYKKGYLNMVEDRVQTYIQSKGLYVEEIIHNSLSALRAKHSLYCADFAANLAKTINLSAKDAYLAGIMHDVAKEWSEEASRDFINAYAPEYNGIASHKLHQICGYLWAKEYYLLENEAILHAIKVHTTMDDGTENELSNLDKVLFIADKICHGRKAPGIQKIRELVFKDFEAGFKEVVKLTYDFNIQKGVVFDKRAKQIYDKYLKIEEK; via the coding sequence ATGAAAATAGGACTTTTTGGTGGAAGTTTTAACCCGATTCATAAAGGGCACATTAAAATAGCTCGTTATGCAATGAAAAAGCTAGAATTAGACAAAATGATTTTTATTCCAACATCAATTTCACCTTTTAAACAAAAAGGTAAATCAGTTTCGGGTCAAGACAAAATTAACATGATTAATTTAGTGCTAGAACCAGGGATGGAAGTAAGTGATTTTGAAGTTAAAAAAGGTGGAGTAAGCTATACTTTTGAAACCATTAGATACTTTAAAAATCTTTATAAAGATGATCAACTTTACTTTTTAATTGGTAGTGATAATTTACCTAAATTACACAAATGAGAGCATATTGATGAAATTGTTGATACTGTAAATATGGTGGTATTTAAAAGAAGCAAGAAGTTTAACAAACTCAATGCTAAAAAATACAAATTGCAAATTTTAGATAATCCAATTTTTGAATATTCTTCAACTCAGTACAAAAAAGGATACTTAAATATGGTTGAAGATAGGGTGCAAACATACATTCAATCTAAAGGTCTTTACGTTGAAGAAATTATTCATAATTCTCTTTCGGCTTTAAGAGCAAAGCACAGCTTATATTGTGCTGATTTTGCTGCTAATTTAGCTAAAACAATCAATTTAAGTGCTAAAGACGCTTACCTTGCTGGGATTATGCATGATGTTGCTAAAGAATGAAGTGAAGAAGCTTCAAGAGATTTTATTAATGCTTACGCTCCTGAATATAATGGAATTGCTTCTCATAAGCTTCATCAAATTTGCGGGTATTTGTGAGCTAAAGAATATTATTTACTAGAAAATGAAGCTATTTTACACGCTATTAAAGTGCATACTACAATGGATGATGGGACTGAAAATGAACTTTCTAATTTAGATAAAGTGCTTTTTATTGCAGATAAAATTTGTCATGGAAGAAAAGCTCCTGGAATTCAAAAAATTAGAGAACTTGTGTTTAAAGATTTTGAAGCTGGCTTTAAAGAAGTAGTAAAATTAACTTATGATTTTAACATCCAAAAAGGTGTAGTGTTTGATAAGCGAGCTAAACAAATTTATGATAAATACTTAAAAATAGAGGAAAAATAA